A part of Amycolatopsis camponoti genomic DNA contains:
- a CDS encoding alpha/beta fold hydrolase has protein sequence MSSSVRSPDGTVIGFETLGAGPPMVLVHGTGADHTRWSAVRERLAERFRLHLVDRRGRGLSRDEASAYDIRREGEDIAAVAEAAGGGVYLLAHSYGALCALEAVGRTDAVTRLVAYEPPRPKPGEHVIGPDARERMRAAGTPEEVLVIFLREALRLGPADVEAMRRTPVWPARVAAAHTILRELEVVERAEFGASLGEIAIPVRLFAGTESPEYLRLAADAVAARVPGADVVPLRGQAHQAMDFDPDQFVRAVFDFGEA, from the coding sequence ATGTCGAGTTCGGTCAGGTCGCCTGACGGCACGGTCATCGGGTTCGAGACGCTGGGTGCGGGCCCGCCGATGGTCCTCGTCCACGGCACCGGCGCGGACCACACGCGCTGGTCGGCGGTCCGCGAGCGGCTCGCCGAGCGCTTCCGCCTCCACCTCGTCGACCGCCGCGGGCGAGGGCTGAGCCGCGACGAAGCGAGCGCGTACGACATCCGGCGCGAGGGCGAGGACATCGCCGCCGTCGCCGAGGCCGCCGGGGGCGGCGTCTACCTCCTCGCGCACTCCTACGGTGCCTTGTGCGCGCTGGAAGCCGTCGGGCGGACCGACGCCGTCACGCGGCTCGTGGCCTACGAGCCGCCCCGGCCGAAACCGGGGGAGCACGTGATCGGGCCGGATGCGCGTGAACGCATGCGAGCAGCCGGAACGCCCGAAGAGGTGCTCGTGATCTTCCTGCGGGAGGCGCTCCGGCTGGGCCCGGCGGACGTCGAGGCGATGCGCCGCACGCCGGTCTGGCCGGCCCGGGTGGCCGCCGCGCACACGATCCTCCGGGAGCTGGAGGTCGTCGAGCGGGCCGAGTTCGGCGCGAGCCTGGGTGAGATCGCCATCCCGGTCCGGCTGTTCGCCGGCACGGAGAGCCCGGAGTACCTGCGGCTCGCCGCCGACGCCGTGGCGGCGCGCGTGCCCGGCGCCGACGTCGTGCCGCTGCGGGGCCAGGCTCACCAGGCGATGGACTTCGACCCGGATCAGTTCGTCCGGGCGGTTTTCGACTTCGGCGAGGCGTGA
- a CDS encoding SDR family oxidoreductase, with protein MPKVIAVLGVGPGLGLSIARRFDREGFTTALVSRTETRHASYRESLIGTTHTYAADVTDPAQVEAVLARITAEAGELDTVYFGPADIAGPRPVPLPSAGADTVRAAFDAIVSPAARLVEAVLPGMLERGSGSLLFAGGLSGKYPMPMLGSLAPASAALRMYVLTLNAALRETGVYAGALTIGGLIERGDIHRELTKRDHGFAMGTLDPDDIAEKAWSLYVERDVAEAEFTAMAAV; from the coding sequence TTGCCGAAAGTCATCGCCGTCCTGGGTGTCGGCCCTGGTCTCGGTCTGTCGATCGCCCGGCGCTTCGACCGTGAAGGCTTCACGACGGCGCTGGTCTCGCGCACCGAGACCCGGCACGCGAGCTACCGCGAGTCCCTGATCGGCACCACGCACACCTACGCGGCCGACGTGACCGACCCCGCCCAAGTGGAAGCGGTTCTAGCGCGCATCACCGCCGAGGCCGGCGAGCTCGACACGGTGTACTTCGGCCCGGCGGACATCGCCGGCCCCCGTCCAGTCCCCCTCCCGTCGGCCGGCGCGGACACCGTGCGCGCGGCGTTCGACGCGATCGTTTCGCCCGCGGCCCGGCTCGTCGAAGCGGTGCTGCCGGGCATGCTGGAGCGCGGCTCGGGTTCGCTGCTCTTCGCCGGCGGCCTGAGCGGCAAGTACCCGATGCCGATGCTCGGCAGCCTGGCGCCGGCCTCGGCGGCGTTGCGCATGTACGTCCTGACCCTCAACGCGGCCCTGCGCGAAACCGGCGTCTACGCGGGAGCGCTGACGATCGGCGGGCTCATCGAGCGCGGCGACATCCACCGGGAGCTGACCAAGCGGGACCACGGTTTCGCGATGGGCACCCTCGACCCGGACGACATCGCCGAAAAGGCGTGGTCGCTGTACGTCGAGCGCGACGTCGCGGAAGCGGAGTTCACCGCGATGGCGGCCGTCTAG
- a CDS encoding rhomboid family intramembrane serine protease has protein sequence MSTTSEGPARSEAEMMIAEAKKALWVMVGLLAVMWVIQLVNAPTDYDLSREFGIVTRDPASLPEIFTAPFLHYGWDHIEANSGPLFVFGFLAAYRGVKKWLGVSVLIIVASGLGIWFISPTSAVTVGASGLVFGYFGYIIVRGLFDRHPIDIVIGLVMALCFAYQFVSLLPTEEGVSWQGHMFGFVGGIVGGWLFRDKRPKAVAAPDATTTLLPKNLT, from the coding sequence ATGAGCACGACCAGCGAGGGCCCGGCCCGCAGCGAAGCCGAGATGATGATCGCCGAGGCCAAGAAGGCCCTCTGGGTGATGGTCGGCCTGCTGGCCGTGATGTGGGTGATCCAGCTCGTCAACGCCCCGACCGACTACGACCTGAGCCGGGAGTTCGGCATCGTGACGCGCGACCCGGCGTCGCTGCCGGAGATCTTCACCGCGCCGTTCCTGCACTACGGCTGGGACCACATCGAAGCCAACTCGGGCCCGCTGTTCGTGTTCGGGTTCCTCGCCGCCTACCGCGGCGTGAAGAAGTGGCTCGGCGTGAGCGTGCTGATCATCGTCGCCAGTGGTCTCGGCATCTGGTTCATCTCGCCGACGTCGGCGGTCACCGTCGGCGCCAGCGGCCTGGTCTTCGGCTACTTCGGCTACATCATCGTGCGCGGCCTGTTCGACCGGCACCCGATCGACATCGTGATCGGGCTGGTGATGGCCCTGTGCTTCGCCTACCAGTTCGTGTCCCTGCTGCCGACCGAAGAGGGCGTCAGCTGGCAGGGCCACATGTTCGGGTTCGTCGGCGGCATCGTCGGCGGCTGGCTGTTCCGCGACAAGCGCCCCAAGGCGGTCGCCGCCCCCGACGCGACGACGACCCTGCTGCCCAAGAACCTCACCTAG
- a CDS encoding DUF11 domain-containing protein has product MAALATAFVAMAPAAQAETPTSAVEVSTTTVVPGQTFTLTQTIHNDRDFTVTFAKGAIYGTPTPIVDVVDVVSCTNTTAVGCFQAGGSYRAAFGDLEAGGTKTTVWTLRVKDTATPGQFTLQHQFVGDNYSFDTYDGPVMTVANPATNADVKVALAATGHGGLSARIDYTLTVTNNGPSAATGIRVVATYASGLSFASATGCTRVGTTRALNCDVASLASGASATAKFSVNGGLLALGSYTTTAVRTASSPTDPTSANDSASKTCSALTGLIVTC; this is encoded by the coding sequence GTGGCCGCACTGGCCACGGCGTTCGTCGCGATGGCGCCCGCCGCGCAGGCGGAAACGCCCACGAGTGCTGTCGAAGTCAGCACCACCACCGTGGTGCCGGGACAGACCTTCACGCTCACGCAAACCATTCACAACGACCGCGATTTCACGGTGACTTTCGCGAAGGGCGCCATTTACGGCACCCCGACCCCGATCGTCGACGTCGTCGACGTCGTGTCCTGCACCAACACGACGGCGGTCGGCTGCTTCCAGGCCGGCGGCAGCTACCGCGCCGCGTTCGGCGACCTCGAGGCGGGCGGCACGAAGACCACGGTGTGGACCTTGCGCGTCAAGGACACCGCCACGCCGGGCCAGTTCACGCTGCAGCACCAGTTCGTCGGCGACAACTACTCCTTCGACACCTACGACGGCCCGGTCATGACGGTCGCCAACCCGGCGACCAACGCCGACGTCAAGGTCGCGCTCGCCGCGACCGGCCACGGCGGCCTCAGCGCGCGCATCGACTACACGCTGACCGTGACGAACAACGGCCCGTCCGCCGCGACCGGGATCCGCGTCGTGGCAACGTATGCGTCGGGCCTGTCGTTCGCCAGTGCCACCGGCTGCACCCGCGTCGGCACCACCCGGGCGCTGAACTGTGACGTCGCTTCGCTGGCATCCGGTGCTTCGGCGACGGCGAAGTTCTCGGTCAACGGCGGCCTGCTGGCGCTCGGCTCGTACACCACGACGGCGGTGCGCACGGCCAGTTCGCCGACCGATCCCACCAGCGCCAACGACAGCGCGTCGAAGACGTGCTCGGCGCTCACCGGGCTCATCGTGACCTGCTGA
- a CDS encoding Glu/Leu/Phe/Val dehydrogenase dimerization domain-containing protein has translation MTEPALLEVAWTDPITGCRGYLVIDRLVRGVASGGLRMRRGCTLFEVRGLARGMTLKEGLNYDPDGRYIPLGGAKGGIDFDPYDERARDVVARYLHAMRPLIERYWTMGEDLGLRQDVIDGVIAEIGLLSSVQAVYPLLEDRDAATERLADAFRIEVGGLGLDELVGGLGVAQATLTGLEMLGLTGPNRVVVQGFGSMGGATARFLAEAGLQVVGVSDVRGVVVNPDGLDVENLLRHRDRFGGIDRDNLKPGDELLPPEAWLDVPAEVLVPAAISYCVDSDNQAEIGAKLIVEAANMPVTSDAEELLAARGIRVLPDFVANSATNSWWWWTLFGDVNADADEAFGKVRTRMCDLVTAMFERATLDGLSLRAAALQLSERNLDAIQARFG, from the coding sequence ATGACCGAGCCGGCGTTGCTCGAAGTGGCGTGGACCGACCCGATCACCGGGTGCCGGGGCTACCTGGTGATCGACAGGCTGGTTCGCGGCGTGGCCAGCGGCGGCTTGCGGATGCGCCGCGGGTGCACGCTCTTCGAGGTCCGGGGCCTGGCCAGAGGCATGACGCTCAAGGAGGGCCTCAACTACGACCCCGACGGCCGGTACATCCCGCTGGGCGGCGCCAAGGGCGGCATCGACTTCGACCCCTACGACGAGCGCGCCCGCGACGTGGTCGCCCGCTACCTGCACGCGATGCGCCCGCTGATCGAGCGCTACTGGACCATGGGCGAGGACCTCGGCCTGCGCCAGGACGTCATCGACGGCGTCATCGCGGAGATCGGCCTGCTCAGCTCGGTCCAGGCGGTGTACCCCCTGCTCGAAGACCGCGACGCGGCCACCGAACGGCTCGCGGACGCCTTCCGCATCGAGGTCGGCGGCCTGGGGCTCGACGAGCTGGTCGGCGGCCTCGGCGTCGCCCAAGCGACGCTCACCGGCCTCGAGATGCTCGGCCTCACCGGCCCGAACCGGGTGGTCGTCCAGGGGTTCGGCTCGATGGGCGGCGCGACCGCGCGGTTCCTCGCCGAAGCCGGCCTCCAGGTGGTCGGCGTCTCGGACGTGCGCGGGGTCGTCGTCAACCCGGACGGCCTCGACGTCGAGAACCTGTTGCGCCACCGCGACCGCTTCGGCGGCATCGACCGCGACAACCTCAAACCGGGCGACGAGCTCCTCCCGCCCGAAGCGTGGCTCGACGTCCCGGCGGAGGTCCTCGTGCCGGCCGCGATCTCGTACTGCGTCGACAGCGACAACCAGGCCGAGATCGGCGCGAAGCTCATCGTCGAGGCCGCGAACATGCCGGTGACGTCCGACGCCGAGGAACTACTCGCCGCCCGCGGCATCCGGGTGCTGCCCGACTTCGTGGCCAACTCGGCGACGAACTCCTGGTGGTGGTGGACCCTCTTCGGCGACGTCAACGCGGACGCCGACGAGGCATTCGGCAAGGTGCGGACCCGGATGTGCGACCTGGTGACGGCCATGTTCGAGCGCGCCACCCTCGACGGGCTCAGCCTCCGCGCCGCCGCCCTGCAGCTGTCGGAGAGGAACCTCGATGCCATCCAGGCCCGCTTCGGCTGA
- a CDS encoding TetR/AcrR family transcriptional regulator, whose product MARKAVAVRREEIVLAALDQVRARGIAGVRAADVAKALDISTALIFYHFGTLEALIIEAFRQAAERNLAVLREELARPGTASERLRAVLVLYGPTKPVAGWHLWIEAGAAAMRDAELREVVQRLDLRWRDAVASLITEGVAAGEFRCPDPHGTAWRLTALLDGLAVQVVAREGTVTAADCARWVEQATAHELGTAVDGTGECGWY is encoded by the coding sequence ATGGCGCGCAAGGCGGTGGCAGTCCGGCGGGAAGAGATCGTGCTCGCCGCGCTCGACCAGGTCCGGGCCCGCGGCATCGCCGGCGTGCGCGCCGCCGATGTCGCGAAGGCCCTGGACATCAGCACCGCCTTGATCTTCTACCACTTCGGCACCCTCGAAGCCCTCATCATCGAGGCCTTCCGCCAGGCCGCCGAGCGCAACCTCGCCGTCCTGCGCGAGGAGCTGGCCCGTCCCGGCACGGCAAGCGAACGGCTTCGCGCCGTCCTCGTCCTCTACGGCCCGACCAAGCCCGTCGCCGGCTGGCACCTGTGGATCGAAGCCGGTGCCGCCGCGATGCGCGACGCCGAGCTGCGGGAGGTCGTCCAGCGGCTCGACCTGCGGTGGCGCGACGCCGTCGCCTCGCTCATCACCGAGGGCGTCGCCGCCGGCGAGTTCCGTTGCCCCGACCCGCACGGCACGGCGTGGCGGCTCACCGCGCTGCTCGACGGGCTCGCCGTGCAGGTCGTCGCGCGCGAGGGCACGGTCACCGCCGCCGACTGCGCCCGGTGGGTCGAGCAGGCGACGGCGCACGAGCTCGGCACGGCGGTTGACGGAACCGGGGAATGCGGCTGGTATTGA
- a CDS encoding LLM class flavin-dependent oxidoreductase — translation MKLGIYSFGDRAPDPGTGDQPSVAQTLANTLERIKLADELGLGFYGLGEHHLDQYAISNPGTVLAAAASVTSRITLSSAVTVLSTEDPVRLYQQFTTLDQLSHGRAELLAGRGSFTESFPLFGNDLGDYDELFEEKLALLLHIDREDPLTWSGKFRPPLENARILPRPYGDHLRISVGTGGNPESSIRAGLLGLPVVYAVIGGRPERFAPLVDLYRRAAEAGEHAEKDLHVTMSAIGFVAENSQDAKETFYPYWLETMKYGAKARGWAVPTRAEYDQYTHDAQALFVGSPQEIADRLITVGKLTGADRYALQMDWSGVPHKKVMRAIELLGTEVLPLVEKEF, via the coding sequence ATGAAACTCGGCATCTACAGCTTCGGCGACCGCGCACCGGACCCGGGCACCGGCGACCAGCCGTCCGTCGCGCAGACGCTGGCCAACACCCTCGAGCGCATCAAGCTCGCCGACGAGCTGGGCCTCGGCTTCTACGGCCTCGGCGAGCACCACCTCGACCAGTACGCCATCTCCAACCCGGGCACCGTCCTGGCCGCGGCGGCGAGCGTCACCAGCCGGATCACCCTGAGCTCCGCGGTCACGGTCCTGAGCACCGAAGACCCGGTCCGCCTCTACCAGCAGTTCACGACCCTCGACCAGCTCAGCCACGGCCGGGCCGAGCTGCTCGCCGGCCGCGGGTCGTTCACCGAGTCGTTCCCGCTCTTCGGCAACGACCTCGGTGACTACGACGAGCTCTTCGAAGAGAAGCTCGCCCTCCTCCTCCACATCGACCGCGAAGACCCGCTGACCTGGTCCGGCAAGTTCCGCCCGCCCCTCGAGAACGCGCGGATCCTCCCCCGCCCCTACGGCGACCACCTGCGCATCTCGGTCGGCACCGGCGGCAACCCCGAGTCGTCGATCCGGGCCGGGCTGCTCGGCCTGCCGGTCGTGTACGCCGTGATCGGCGGGCGCCCCGAGCGCTTCGCCCCGCTCGTCGACCTCTACCGGCGGGCCGCCGAGGCGGGCGAGCACGCGGAAAAGGACCTCCACGTCACCATGAGCGCCATCGGCTTCGTCGCCGAGAACTCGCAGGACGCCAAGGAGACCTTCTACCCGTACTGGCTCGAGACGATGAAGTACGGCGCGAAAGCCCGCGGCTGGGCCGTTCCGACCCGCGCCGAGTACGACCAGTACACCCACGACGCGCAGGCGCTGTTCGTCGGCAGCCCGCAGGAGATCGCCGACCGGCTGATCACCGTCGGGAAGCTCACCGGCGCCGACCGCTACGCGCTGCAGATGGACTGGTCCGGCGTCCCGCACAAGAAGGTCATGCGGGCCATCGAACTGCTCGGCACCGAAGTCCTTCCGCTGGTCGAGAAGGAGTTCTAG
- a CDS encoding trypsin-like serine peptidase, translating into MVAINFLRPAFAGAAAVLVLLGAGLVAGTGTTADDAYAAGAPVTSPPTQASAASPAPAKTLSPVGALFANGSHFCTASVVHSEAGDLVLTAAHCVRDGMSFAPAYHDGVAPLGMWTVTGVAVADGWTSSADPDLDFAFLTVQQPGNTASLESLTGANVLGTGRGFDHMITLTGYPDTTDSPVVCTGATTRSDTYQLRVACPGFPDGTSGGPWVTDGVVIGVIGGYELGGDTPDVSYSAYFDDDIAKLYASATG; encoded by the coding sequence GTGGTGGCGATCAACTTCCTGAGGCCTGCGTTCGCGGGCGCGGCGGCGGTGCTGGTGCTGCTCGGCGCCGGCCTGGTCGCCGGCACGGGCACGACCGCCGACGACGCCTACGCCGCGGGCGCCCCGGTCACTTCTCCGCCCACTCAGGCTTCCGCTGCTTCCCCGGCTCCGGCGAAAACCCTTTCCCCGGTCGGCGCGTTGTTCGCGAACGGGAGTCATTTCTGCACGGCGAGCGTCGTGCATTCCGAGGCCGGCGATCTGGTGCTGACGGCCGCGCACTGCGTCCGGGACGGAATGTCGTTCGCCCCGGCTTATCACGACGGCGTCGCCCCGCTGGGAATGTGGACGGTCACCGGAGTCGCCGTCGCGGACGGCTGGACGTCGTCGGCTGACCCGGATCTGGATTTCGCGTTCCTGACCGTTCAGCAACCCGGCAACACGGCTTCACTGGAAAGCCTCACCGGTGCGAATGTGCTCGGAACCGGCCGCGGATTCGACCACATGATCACCCTGACGGGCTACCCCGACACCACCGATTCCCCCGTGGTGTGCACCGGCGCCACCACGCGGTCCGACACCTACCAGCTGCGCGTCGCGTGCCCCGGGTTCCCGGACGGCACCAGCGGCGGCCCGTGGGTGACCGACGGCGTGGTCATCGGGGTCATCGGCGGCTACGAGCTCGGCGGCGACACCCCGGACGTCTCCTACAGCGCGTACTTCGACGACGACATCGCGAAGCTGTACGCCTCGGCCACGGGCTGA
- a CDS encoding TetR/AcrR family transcriptional regulator, which yields MPETALPGRAGQAARNNVVILDAARHVFLADPKAPISQVAERAGVGISALYRRYASKEVLLSRLCHEGLRTYIAEAEAADEEPDGWTALTGFLGRVVDADVHSLTVHLAGTFTPTEEMGADARRANELSAALFARARATGRLREDAVTEDIGMILECCAAIRVDDAERTTELRRRYLAMLVEGLEAGKDRALPGPPPRPGEMNGRWRPS from the coding sequence ATGCCCGAGACCGCACTGCCCGGCCGCGCCGGCCAGGCCGCTCGCAACAACGTCGTCATCCTCGACGCCGCCCGCCACGTCTTCCTCGCGGACCCCAAGGCGCCGATCTCGCAGGTCGCCGAACGCGCCGGCGTCGGCATCAGCGCCCTCTATCGGCGTTACGCCAGCAAGGAGGTCCTGCTCTCCCGGCTCTGCCACGAGGGCCTCCGCACCTACATCGCCGAGGCCGAGGCCGCCGACGAGGAGCCGGACGGCTGGACGGCGCTCACCGGCTTCCTCGGCCGGGTGGTCGACGCCGACGTCCACTCGCTGACCGTCCACCTCGCGGGCACGTTCACCCCGACCGAGGAGATGGGCGCCGACGCGCGCCGGGCGAACGAGCTGTCAGCGGCCCTCTTCGCGCGGGCGCGGGCGACCGGGCGGCTCCGCGAAGACGCCGTCACCGAAGACATCGGCATGATCCTGGAGTGCTGCGCGGCGATCCGCGTGGACGACGCGGAACGCACCACCGAGCTGCGCCGCCGATACCTGGCGATGCTCGTCGAGGGCCTCGAAGCGGGAAAAGACCGTGCCCTGCCGGGTCCGCCGCCGCGCCCGGGTGAGATGAACGGCCGCTGGCGTCCGTCCTGA
- the kstD gene encoding 3-oxosteroid 1-dehydrogenase, with protein MDADLTRRQILRGTAAGVGLAATSGLFAGPAGAASLVGEYDVVVVGSGAAGMTAALTAAKRGLSVVVLEKAPTFGGSAARSGAGIWIPNNPVLLAAGVPDTPAKAAQYLAAVVGPDVPAARQQAFLTNGPQMIAFVMANSPLRFRWMEGYSDYYPELPGGLPNGRSIEPDQFDGNLLGAELANLNPAYLATPPGLVVFSADYKWLNLAAVNAKGAAVAATCLARGTAAALAGQKPLTMGQSLAAGLRVGLQQANVPVLLNTPLLDLNVENGAVTGVLTPGGLVRARRGVIVGSGGFEHNAAMRAQYQRQPIGTEWTVGAKENTGDGHRAGQRAGAALDLMDDAWWGPAIPIPGDPYFCLAERTLPGGLIVNQAGKRFVNEAAPYSDVVHTMYDKNPAAPDIPAWLVVDQNYRNKYLFRDTLPLLPLPDAWYTAGAVFKASSIQALGSAIGVPPAALKSTVDRFNGFAWSGVDGDFRRGASAYDHYYTDPLVLPNSCLAPLWAPPFYAFKIVPGDLGTKGGMRTDARARVLRPDGSVIPGLYAAGNASAAVMGHSYAGAGSTIGPAMTFGFIAGNDV; from the coding sequence ATGGATGCCGACCTGACCCGCCGCCAGATCCTGCGCGGCACCGCGGCGGGCGTGGGCCTCGCCGCGACATCCGGGCTCTTCGCCGGACCGGCCGGCGCCGCGTCGCTGGTGGGGGAGTACGACGTCGTCGTGGTCGGCTCCGGCGCGGCCGGGATGACCGCGGCGCTGACGGCGGCCAAGCGGGGGCTGAGCGTCGTCGTGCTCGAGAAGGCGCCGACGTTCGGCGGGTCCGCGGCCCGGTCCGGGGCGGGCATCTGGATCCCGAACAACCCGGTGCTGCTCGCCGCCGGCGTGCCGGACACCCCGGCGAAGGCGGCGCAGTACCTCGCGGCCGTCGTCGGGCCGGACGTCCCGGCCGCGCGGCAGCAGGCGTTCCTGACCAACGGCCCGCAGATGATCGCGTTCGTCATGGCCAACAGCCCGCTGCGGTTCCGGTGGATGGAGGGCTACAGCGACTACTACCCGGAGCTGCCCGGCGGGCTGCCGAACGGCCGCTCGATCGAGCCGGACCAGTTCGACGGCAACCTGCTCGGTGCGGAATTGGCGAACCTGAACCCGGCGTACCTCGCGACGCCACCCGGGCTGGTCGTCTTCAGTGCCGACTACAAGTGGCTGAACCTGGCCGCGGTCAACGCGAAGGGCGCGGCGGTCGCCGCCACCTGCCTCGCCCGCGGCACGGCCGCCGCGCTGGCCGGGCAGAAGCCGTTGACGATGGGGCAGTCGCTCGCCGCGGGCCTGCGGGTGGGACTGCAGCAGGCGAACGTGCCGGTGCTGCTGAACACGCCGTTGCTCGACCTGAACGTCGAAAACGGCGCGGTGACGGGGGTTCTCACGCCCGGCGGGCTGGTGCGCGCGCGACGCGGTGTGATCGTCGGCTCCGGCGGGTTCGAACACAACGCCGCGATGCGCGCGCAGTACCAGCGGCAGCCGATCGGTACCGAGTGGACGGTCGGCGCCAAGGAGAACACCGGCGACGGCCACCGCGCCGGGCAGCGCGCCGGCGCCGCGCTCGACCTGATGGACGACGCGTGGTGGGGCCCGGCCATCCCGATCCCCGGCGACCCGTACTTCTGCCTGGCCGAGCGGACGCTGCCGGGCGGGCTGATCGTGAACCAGGCCGGCAAGCGGTTCGTCAACGAAGCCGCGCCCTACAGCGACGTCGTACACACGATGTACGACAAGAACCCGGCCGCGCCGGACATCCCCGCGTGGCTCGTCGTCGACCAGAACTACCGGAACAAGTACCTGTTCCGCGACACCCTGCCGCTGCTGCCGCTGCCGGACGCCTGGTACACCGCGGGCGCGGTCTTCAAGGCGTCGAGCATCCAGGCGCTCGGCTCGGCCATCGGCGTCCCGCCGGCCGCCTTGAAGTCCACTGTGGACCGCTTCAACGGCTTCGCGTGGTCCGGAGTGGACGGTGACTTCCGGCGCGGCGCCAGCGCGTACGACCACTACTACACGGATCCGCTGGTGCTGCCCAACTCCTGCCTCGCGCCGCTGTGGGCGCCGCCGTTCTACGCGTTCAAGATCGTCCCCGGCGACCTCGGCACGAAGGGCGGCATGCGCACGGACGCCCGGGCGCGCGTGCTCCGCCCGGACGGCTCGGTGATCCCGGGCCTGTACGCCGCCGGCAACGCGAGCGCGGCGGTGATGGGCCACAGCTACGCGGGCGCCGGCTCGACCATCGGCCCGGCGATGACGTTCGGGTTCATCGCCGGGAACGACGTCTAG
- a CDS encoding TIGR03086 family metal-binding protein codes for MTVPALRPFRAEIPQSALDDLAVRLQRALWPDDLPAEYGVTNERVRALAEHWLAKFDWRAFEARLNAHPQFVTEIDGETIHFLHVRSSRADATPLVLTHGWPGSIVEYLDVIGPLTEPESADAPAFHLVIPSLPGFGFSGPTRSAGWGTHRTAAAWAELMSRLGYESYGAAGNDAGSMISPEIGRLAPEKVVGVHVTQLFSFPSGDPAEMADLSEADQAALAHLQWFYENMFSFNTLHSQQPHTLAFALADSPLALLAWNAQLFGEHLDADFVIANVALYWLTGTGGSSIRFYYEDAHTTAHPEGPTTVPTGLAMFAGDFQSIRRFAERDHANIVSWNAYDTRSGSGGPRDAAGHYSAHEAPEVLVADIRAFFADLSSPVSSPVSPSLPSSWPLLASAHQALRSATAGVTDWSLPTPCVEWNVTQVLQHAGGDQQGYAASITGEPGPDFNPFAPSGELADAPEFLEPKMAAAAAAFATVSPDAEAVPTPLPQGALPAAVAMGAAALDAAVHAWDIAIATGQESPLTTEMAEALLPVAKQLAEPLRGFAYAPALTPHPDDDAAAELLRYLGRDPKWTA; via the coding sequence ATGACGGTCCCCGCCCTTCGCCCCTTCCGCGCCGAGATCCCGCAGTCCGCCCTGGACGACCTGGCGGTTCGTCTCCAGCGGGCGCTGTGGCCGGACGACCTGCCCGCCGAGTACGGCGTCACGAACGAGCGGGTCCGGGCGCTGGCCGAGCACTGGCTGGCGAAGTTCGACTGGCGGGCGTTCGAGGCGCGGCTCAACGCGCACCCGCAGTTCGTCACGGAGATCGACGGCGAGACGATCCACTTCCTGCACGTCCGGTCGTCCCGCGCGGACGCGACGCCGCTGGTGCTGACGCACGGCTGGCCGGGCTCGATCGTCGAGTACCTCGACGTCATCGGCCCGCTGACCGAGCCGGAGTCGGCCGACGCGCCGGCGTTCCACCTGGTGATCCCGTCGCTGCCGGGCTTCGGGTTCTCGGGCCCGACGCGGTCGGCGGGCTGGGGCACGCACCGCACGGCGGCGGCGTGGGCGGAGCTGATGAGCCGGCTGGGCTACGAGTCGTACGGCGCGGCGGGCAACGACGCGGGTTCGATGATCTCGCCGGAGATCGGCAGGCTCGCGCCGGAGAAGGTCGTCGGCGTGCACGTCACGCAGCTGTTCTCGTTCCCGTCCGGCGATCCGGCGGAGATGGCGGACCTGAGCGAGGCCGACCAGGCCGCGCTCGCGCACCTGCAGTGGTTCTACGAGAACATGTTCTCCTTCAACACGCTGCACAGCCAGCAGCCGCACACCCTCGCGTTCGCGCTGGCCGACTCCCCGCTGGCGCTGCTGGCGTGGAACGCGCAGCTGTTCGGCGAGCACCTCGACGCGGACTTCGTCATCGCGAACGTGGCGCTGTACTGGCTGACCGGCACGGGCGGCTCGTCGATCCGCTTCTACTACGAGGACGCGCACACGACGGCCCACCCGGAGGGCCCGACGACGGTGCCGACGGGCCTGGCGATGTTCGCGGGCGACTTCCAGTCGATCCGCCGCTTCGCCGAGCGCGACCACGCGAACATCGTCAGCTGGAACGCGTACGACACCCGGTCGGGCAGCGGCGGCCCCCGCGACGCGGCCGGCCACTACTCGGCGCACGAGGCCCCGGAGGTCCTGGTGGCGGACATCCGAGCGTTCTTCGCGGATCTGTCTTCGCCGGTCTCATCGCCGGTTTCGCCGTCGCTTCCGTCGTCGTGGCCGCTGCTGGCTTCGGCGCACCAGGCATTGCGTTCGGCGACGGCGGGGGTAACGGACTGGTCCCTCCCGACGCCGTGCGTGGAGTGGAACGTGACGCAGGTCCTCCAGCACGCGGGCGGCGACCAGCAGGGTTACGCGGCCTCGATCACGGGAGAGCCGGGCCCGGACTTCAACCCGTTCGCGCCGTCGGGCGAGCTGGCCGACGCGCCGGAGTTCCTGGAGCCCAAGATGGCCGCGGCGGCAGCGGCGTTCGCGACGGTGTCCCCGGACGCGGAAGCGGTGCCGACTCCCCTCCCGCAGGGCGCCCTCCCGGCGGCGGTGGCGATGGGAGCGGCAGCCCTGGACGCAGCGGTGCACGCGTGGGACATCGCGATCGCGACGGGCCAGGAGTCCCCGCTGACCACGGAGATGGCGGAAGCGCTGCTGCCGGTGGCGAAGCAACTGGCGGAGCCGTTGCGAGGATTCGCCTACGCCCCGGCCCTGACCCCCCACCCCGACGACGACGCGGCAGCGGAGCTGCTGCGCTACCTGGGCCGCGATCCGAAGTGGACGGCTTGA